The nucleotide sequence ATCGTCTCCATCTTCGTCTCGTTCCGGATCGGCCGGAGCCTGGTCCGCGATCTGTCCCGGTTGCGCAGGGACGCCCAGGAGGTCTCCAGCGTCCGGCTGCCGAGCGTGATGCGCCGCCTCGGCGCGGGCGAGCAGATCGACGTGGAGACCGAGGCGCCCCGGCTGGACTACGGCCCCGATGAGATGGGCCAGGTGGGCCTGGCCCTCAACACCCTCCAGCGGGCCGCCGTCGAGGCCGCGGTCAAGCAGGCCGAGCTCCGCCAGGGTGTCTCCGAGGTCTTCGTCAATCTCGCCCGCCGCAGCCAGGTGCTGCTGCACCGTCAGCTCACTCTCCTCGACACCATGGAGCGGCGCACCGAGGACACCGACGAGCTCGCCGACCTGTTCCGCCTGGACCATATGACCACCCGTATGCGGCGGCACGCCGAGGGCCTGGTCATCCTCTCCGGCGCCGCCCCCTCCCGGCAGTGGCGCAAGCCGATCCAGCTGATGGACGTCGTGCGCGCGGCCGTCGCCGAGGTGGAGGACTACGAGCGGATCGAGGTCCGCCGGCTGCCCCGGATCGCGGCCGTCGGCCCGGCCGTCGGCGACCTCACCCACCTGATCGCCGAACTCCTGGAGAATGCGACCGTCTTCTCGCCGCCGCACACCGCCGTCCAGGTGCACGGCGAGCGGGTTGCCAAGGGCTTCACCCTGGAGATCCACGACCGGGGCCTCGGCATGACGCCCGACGCGCTGCTGGAGGCCAACCTCCGGCTCGCCGAGACCCCCGAGTTCCAGCTCTCCGACACCGACCGGCTCGGGCTGTTCGTGGTCAGCCGGCTCGCCCAGCGGCAGGGGGCGCGGGTCTCGCTGCAGCCCTCCCCGTACGGCGGCACCACGGCCATCGTGCTCATCCCCTCCAACCTGCTCACCGACGAGGGCGGCCGGGGGGAGACCGACGGCCGCGACAACCGGGACACCGGCGGGCGCTTCGCCGACACCGCGCGGCGGGGCGTGGGCGACGTCCGGCTCGGACCCGTGGACGAGGCCGAGCCGGCCTCGCAGCTCGCGTCCCTGACCTCATCCCTCGCACATGAGGGTCACGAAGGCGCCGACGATGACGAGGAAGTGGGCGGGATCTTCCGGGCCCGCGGCCTGAAGGCGCGTCAGTCCGTACGCACCGGGCCCGCCCCGTCCACCGTGGAGCAGCATCAGCAGACTTCGGACGGCCCGGACCCGGCACCGGGCGGCGGCCCCGCGCCGCTGCCCCGCCGTGTCCCGCCGGTACTGGTCGCCGACCACGGCCGGCCGGTCGAGGGCACGTCCGGCGGACGGCCCACCCGTTCGCAGGGCCCGGGGCAGCCGTCCTGGGCCGACCGCTCCGAACGCCAGGGCCAGGACCAGGCCCAGGGCCAGAGCCAGGGCCCGCGGCGCACGGGGACGGAGCGCAAAGGCCCGGAGCAGAGCCCGGTGCCCACCCAGCGGGCGGCCTCCGGCCTCCCCAAGCGGGTACGGCAGGCCAGCCTGGCCCCGCAGTTGAAGAACGACCCCGCACTCCCGGACGAGGCGGACCGAACGGCTGCCGAGATCGATCCCGAGCGCGAAGCCGAGCAGGCGAGGGCCACCATGGCCTCGCTCCAACGGGGTTG is from Streptomyces hygroscopicus and encodes:
- a CDS encoding histidine kinase codes for the protein MRFRGKSIRRKIVALLLVPLVSLTAIWAFATVITGREAIQLLDAADIIDKAGQPAEDAVHAVQKERRQTLVLLADPRQSDALPVLHSLQRKTDQSIDKLRAADSDGTMHGKMNDDSEEQLDNILKAADGLDSLRRKVEDDGISSTQAYEYYNKLVDLCYTFRSSLHAVPDTDLDKQGRALVAMIRAREALSREDALYVSALTARKMTMADLQAMSDLIAERTLLYEINLPILPDSEQKVFADYRRTNAAPAALRVAEGKVLSSMDPATAIRALDQEHWEAAAHPVLSDYDRLGDEATDRLKKRIDPVASSVLLKAGIAGVLGLIALIVSIFVSFRIGRSLVRDLSRLRRDAQEVSSVRLPSVMRRLGAGEQIDVETEAPRLDYGPDEMGQVGLALNTLQRAAVEAAVKQAELRQGVSEVFVNLARRSQVLLHRQLTLLDTMERRTEDTDELADLFRLDHMTTRMRRHAEGLVILSGAAPSRQWRKPIQLMDVVRAAVAEVEDYERIEVRRLPRIAAVGPAVGDLTHLIAELLENATVFSPPHTAVQVHGERVAKGFTLEIHDRGLGMTPDALLEANLRLAETPEFQLSDTDRLGLFVVSRLAQRQGARVSLQPSPYGGTTAIVLIPSNLLTDEGGRGETDGRDNRDTGGRFADTARRGVGDVRLGPVDEAEPASQLASLTSSLAHEGHEGADDDEEVGGIFRARGLKARQSVRTGPAPSTVEQHQQTSDGPDPAPGGGPAPLPRRVPPVLVADHGRPVEGTSGGRPTRSQGPGQPSWADRSERQGQDQAQGQSQGPRRTGTERKGPEQSPVPTQRAASGLPKRVRQASLAPQLKNDPALPDEADRTAAEIDPEREAEQARATMASLQRGWQRGRRQSATGSGDADVSPGTTHEGDGR